The following proteins come from a genomic window of Halictus rubicundus isolate RS-2024b chromosome 8, iyHalRubi1_principal, whole genome shotgun sequence:
- the E75 gene encoding ecdysone-induced protein 75 isoform X2 — protein sequence MSAIVACDDPIKIEIIDQNMNPAGSFYPIDVCEATIAITETQNPERRQQPVKEFDGTTVLCRVCGDKASGFHYGVHSCEGCKGFFRRSIQQKIQYRPCTKNQQCSILRINRNRCQYCRLKKCIAVGMSRDAVRFGRVPKREKARILAAMQQSSHSRSQEKAVAAELEDEQRLLATVVQAHLDTCDFTRDKVAPILVRARETPNYTACPPTLACPLNPNPQPLTGQQELLQDFSKRFSPAIRGVVEFAKRIPGFSLLAQDDQVTLLKAGVFEVLLVRLACMFDGQTNSMICLNGQVLKRESIHNSSNARFLMDSMFDFAERVNSLRLSDAELGLFCSVVVIAADRPGLRNTELVERMHNKLRNALQTVLAQNHPQHPDILRELLKKIPDLRTLNTLHSEKLLAFKMTEQQQQMQAQQQHQQQQQQTQHVISAQQPQQQHWPMEEEPSASWGSASDVTLDEAVKSPLGSVSSTESTCSGEVASLTEYHHVAPPSGHHASSAPLLAATLAGGLCPHRRRANSGSTSSGDDDLHRASLSKTPQPPQCPRFRKLDSPSDSGIESGTEKPDKPASSSASSAPTSVCSSPRSEDKEVEDMPVLKRVLQAPPLYDTNSLMDEAYKPHKKFRALRQKDSAEAEPAVIVQHTQSQLHLHLTSPPARSPSNQVQTQCPQTASLLSSTHSTLARSLMEGPRMTAEQLKRTDIIHNYIMRGETSPRSPAVSPSPAEQCASTTTITVRSPQGSQGLLQCATSNYSTSRWPATSVITTTTGARQQQQQQQQQQQQQQQSSSDYLMVGSSPASSPRYLSAAASSSTSTSPRPTSSTATTLMLAGCPSNMMELQVDIADSQQPLNLSKKSPSPSPRPLVGPCKALSLEA from the exons AATTCGACGGGACCACGGTGTTGTGCCGCGTTTGCGGGGACAAGGCGTCCGGTTTTCACTATGGAGTACACTCGTGCGAGGGATGCAAG GGATTCTTCCGGCGGAGCATTCAGCAGAAGATACAGTACCGGCCCTGCACCAAGAACCAGCAGTGCAGCATCCTACGAATCAACAGGAACCGCTGCCAATATTGTCGTCTCAAGAAGTGCATCGCTGTCGGCATGAGTCGTGATG CGGTGCGATTCGGCCGTGTGCCCAAGCGCGAGAAGGCCAGGATTCTGGCTGCCATGCAGCAAAGCTCCCACAGCCGTTCTCAAGAGAAGGCAGTAGCGGCCGAGCTGGAGGACGAGCAACGTCTACTCGCCACCGTTGTGCAAGCACACCTTGACACATGCGACTTCACCAGGGACAAAGTCGCTCCGATCCTCGTGCGAGCTCGAGAGACACCAAACTACACCGCGTGTCCACCCACCTTG GCATGCCCTCTGAATCCTAACCCTCAACCGTTGACCGGCCAGCAAGAGCTGTTGCAAGACTTTTCGAAGAGGTTCTCACCGGCTATCCGTGGCGTGGTAGAGTTCGCGAAACGCATTCCTGGCTTCAGCCTGCTGGCACAGGACGACCAGGTCACGTTGCTGAAGGCCGGCGTGTTCGAGGTGTTGCTGGTGCGATTGGCCTGCATGTTCGATGGTCAAACGAACAGCATGATCTGCTTGAACGGGCAGGTGCTCAAGCGAGAGTCCATCCACAATAGTAGTAACGCGCGATTCCTCATGGACTCGATGTTCGACTTCGCCGAGAGGGTGAACTCCCTGCGACTATCGGACGCCGAATTGGGTCTTTTCTGTTCGGTGGTGGTGATCGCCGCGGACAGGCCCGGGCTTCGCAACACGGAGCTCGTCGAGCGTATGCACAACAAGCTGCGAAACGCTCTGCAGACCGTGCTGGCCCAGAACCATCCGCAACACCCGGACATCTTGCGGGAGCTGCTGAAGAAGATCCCCGACCTGAGAACTCTGAACACCCTCCACTCGGAGAAGCTGTTGGCCTTCAAGATGACCGAGCAACAGCAGCAGATGCAGGCTCAACAGCAACatcagcaacaacaacagcaaacGCAACACGTGATCAGTGCACAACAACCGCAGCAGCAGCATTGGCCGATGGAGGAGGAGCCATCCGCGTCCTGGGGTTCCGCCTCGGACGTCACGCTGGACGAGGCTGTCAAGAGTCCTCTGGGCAGCGTCTCCAGCACCGAGAGCACCTGCAGCGGCGAGGTCGCGTCTTTGACCGAGTACCATCACGTAGCTCCACCAAGCGGACACCATGCGTCCAGCGCGCCCCTTCTTGCCGCCACTCTGGCCGGAGGGCTCTGTCCTCATCGGCGACGAGCGAACTCTGGCAGCACGAGCTCCGGCGACGACGACCTCCATCGCGCGTCTCTATCCAAAACGCCTCAGCCGCCGCAATGCCCTCGATTCCGCAAACTGGACTCTCCCAGCGACAGCGGCATCGAGTCCGGCACCGAGAAGCCCGACAAACCGGCCAGCAGCAGCGCCAGCAGCGCGCCAACCTCGGTCTGCTCGAGTCCGCGGTCGGAAGACAAGGAGGTGGAAGACATGCCGGTGTTGAAGCGTGTTCTCCAGGCACCGCCGCTCTACGACACCAACTCGTTGATGGACGAAGCGTACAAACCGCATAAAAAGTTCCGAGCTCTCCGCCAGAAGGACAGCGCGGAGGCCGAGCCAGCGGTGATCGTGCAGCACACGCAGTCCCAGCTGCATCTCCACCTGACCTCGCCGCCGGCGCGAAGTCCTTCGAACCAAGTGCAGACCCAGTGTCCGCAGACGGCCAGCCTGCTTAGCAGTACGCACTCGACCCTGGCCAGGAGTCTGATGGAGGGGCCGCGGATGACCGCCGAGCAGCTGAAGCGCACGGACATCATCCACAACTACATCATGCGCGGGGAGACTAGCCCAAGGTCACCCGCAGTCTCGCCATCGCCCGCTGAACAATGCGCCTCGACGACCACCATCACCGTTCGCTCTCCCCAAGGATCTCAAGGACTGTTGCAGTGCGCGACCAGCAACTACTCGACGAGCAGATGGCCGGCCACGTCGGTGATCACGACGACGACCGGCGcccggcagcagcagcagcagcaacaacaacaacaacaacaacaacagcagtcTTCCTCGGACTACCTCATGGTCGGGAGCTCGCCGGCCTCGTCGCCCAGATACCTGTCTGCGGCGGCGTCGAGTAGTACGAGCACGAGTCCAAGGCCCACGTCGAGCACTGCGACGACGTTGATGCTGGCCGGCTGTCCCAGCAACATGATGGAGCTACAGGTGGACATAGCCGACAGCCAGCAGCCGCTCAACTTGTCGAAGAAGTCGCCGTCCCCGTCGCCAAGGCCCCTCGTAGGACCGTGCAAAGCGTTGTCCCTCGAGGCGTAG
- the E75 gene encoding ecdysone-induced protein 75 isoform X3, translated as MGDELPILKGILNGVVNYHNAPVRFGRVPKREKARILAAMQQSSHSRSQEKAVAAELEDEQRLLATVVQAHLDTCDFTRDKVAPILVRARETPNYTACPPTLACPLNPNPQPLTGQQELLQDFSKRFSPAIRGVVEFAKRIPGFSLLAQDDQVTLLKAGVFEVLLVRLACMFDGQTNSMICLNGQVLKRESIHNSSNARFLMDSMFDFAERVNSLRLSDAELGLFCSVVVIAADRPGLRNTELVERMHNKLRNALQTVLAQNHPQHPDILRELLKKIPDLRTLNTLHSEKLLAFKMTEQQQQMQAQQQHQQQQQQTQHVISAQQPQQQHWPMEEEPSASWGSASDVTLDEAVKSPLGSVSSTESTCSGEVASLTEYHHVAPPSGHHASSAPLLAATLAGGLCPHRRRANSGSTSSGDDDLHRASLSKTPQPPQCPRFRKLDSPSDSGIESGTEKPDKPASSSASSAPTSVCSSPRSEDKEVEDMPVLKRVLQAPPLYDTNSLMDEAYKPHKKFRALRQKDSAEAEPAVIVQHTQSQLHLHLTSPPARSPSNQVQTQCPQTASLLSSTHSTLARSLMEGPRMTAEQLKRTDIIHNYIMRGETSPRSPAVSPSPAEQCASTTTITVRSPQGSQGLLQCATSNYSTSRWPATSVITTTTGARQQQQQQQQQQQQQQQSSSDYLMVGSSPASSPRYLSAAASSSTSTSPRPTSSTATTLMLAGCPSNMMELQVDIADSQQPLNLSKKSPSPSPRPLVGPCKALSLEA; from the exons ATGGGAGACGAGTTGCCCATACTGAAGGGAATCCTCAACGGAGTTGTCAACTATCACAATGCAC CGGTGCGATTCGGCCGTGTGCCCAAGCGCGAGAAGGCCAGGATTCTGGCTGCCATGCAGCAAAGCTCCCACAGCCGTTCTCAAGAGAAGGCAGTAGCGGCCGAGCTGGAGGACGAGCAACGTCTACTCGCCACCGTTGTGCAAGCACACCTTGACACATGCGACTTCACCAGGGACAAAGTCGCTCCGATCCTCGTGCGAGCTCGAGAGACACCAAACTACACCGCGTGTCCACCCACCTTG GCATGCCCTCTGAATCCTAACCCTCAACCGTTGACCGGCCAGCAAGAGCTGTTGCAAGACTTTTCGAAGAGGTTCTCACCGGCTATCCGTGGCGTGGTAGAGTTCGCGAAACGCATTCCTGGCTTCAGCCTGCTGGCACAGGACGACCAGGTCACGTTGCTGAAGGCCGGCGTGTTCGAGGTGTTGCTGGTGCGATTGGCCTGCATGTTCGATGGTCAAACGAACAGCATGATCTGCTTGAACGGGCAGGTGCTCAAGCGAGAGTCCATCCACAATAGTAGTAACGCGCGATTCCTCATGGACTCGATGTTCGACTTCGCCGAGAGGGTGAACTCCCTGCGACTATCGGACGCCGAATTGGGTCTTTTCTGTTCGGTGGTGGTGATCGCCGCGGACAGGCCCGGGCTTCGCAACACGGAGCTCGTCGAGCGTATGCACAACAAGCTGCGAAACGCTCTGCAGACCGTGCTGGCCCAGAACCATCCGCAACACCCGGACATCTTGCGGGAGCTGCTGAAGAAGATCCCCGACCTGAGAACTCTGAACACCCTCCACTCGGAGAAGCTGTTGGCCTTCAAGATGACCGAGCAACAGCAGCAGATGCAGGCTCAACAGCAACatcagcaacaacaacagcaaacGCAACACGTGATCAGTGCACAACAACCGCAGCAGCAGCATTGGCCGATGGAGGAGGAGCCATCCGCGTCCTGGGGTTCCGCCTCGGACGTCACGCTGGACGAGGCTGTCAAGAGTCCTCTGGGCAGCGTCTCCAGCACCGAGAGCACCTGCAGCGGCGAGGTCGCGTCTTTGACCGAGTACCATCACGTAGCTCCACCAAGCGGACACCATGCGTCCAGCGCGCCCCTTCTTGCCGCCACTCTGGCCGGAGGGCTCTGTCCTCATCGGCGACGAGCGAACTCTGGCAGCACGAGCTCCGGCGACGACGACCTCCATCGCGCGTCTCTATCCAAAACGCCTCAGCCGCCGCAATGCCCTCGATTCCGCAAACTGGACTCTCCCAGCGACAGCGGCATCGAGTCCGGCACCGAGAAGCCCGACAAACCGGCCAGCAGCAGCGCCAGCAGCGCGCCAACCTCGGTCTGCTCGAGTCCGCGGTCGGAAGACAAGGAGGTGGAAGACATGCCGGTGTTGAAGCGTGTTCTCCAGGCACCGCCGCTCTACGACACCAACTCGTTGATGGACGAAGCGTACAAACCGCATAAAAAGTTCCGAGCTCTCCGCCAGAAGGACAGCGCGGAGGCCGAGCCAGCGGTGATCGTGCAGCACACGCAGTCCCAGCTGCATCTCCACCTGACCTCGCCGCCGGCGCGAAGTCCTTCGAACCAAGTGCAGACCCAGTGTCCGCAGACGGCCAGCCTGCTTAGCAGTACGCACTCGACCCTGGCCAGGAGTCTGATGGAGGGGCCGCGGATGACCGCCGAGCAGCTGAAGCGCACGGACATCATCCACAACTACATCATGCGCGGGGAGACTAGCCCAAGGTCACCCGCAGTCTCGCCATCGCCCGCTGAACAATGCGCCTCGACGACCACCATCACCGTTCGCTCTCCCCAAGGATCTCAAGGACTGTTGCAGTGCGCGACCAGCAACTACTCGACGAGCAGATGGCCGGCCACGTCGGTGATCACGACGACGACCGGCGcccggcagcagcagcagcagcaacaacaacaacaacaacaacaacagcagtcTTCCTCGGACTACCTCATGGTCGGGAGCTCGCCGGCCTCGTCGCCCAGATACCTGTCTGCGGCGGCGTCGAGTAGTACGAGCACGAGTCCAAGGCCCACGTCGAGCACTGCGACGACGTTGATGCTGGCCGGCTGTCCCAGCAACATGATGGAGCTACAGGTGGACATAGCCGACAGCCAGCAGCCGCTCAACTTGTCGAAGAAGTCGCCGTCCCCGTCGCCAAGGCCCCTCGTAGGACCGTGCAAAGCGTTGTCCCTCGAGGCGTAG
- the E75 gene encoding ecdysone-induced protein 75 isoform X1, with the protein MPPQTQMRGNHRNGGPTQPPPATVVVSSTSSMRPPPPPPPPRARASNEGKGHHEEPTSSIPDLEFDGTTVLCRVCGDKASGFHYGVHSCEGCKGFFRRSIQQKIQYRPCTKNQQCSILRINRNRCQYCRLKKCIAVGMSRDAVRFGRVPKREKARILAAMQQSSHSRSQEKAVAAELEDEQRLLATVVQAHLDTCDFTRDKVAPILVRARETPNYTACPPTLACPLNPNPQPLTGQQELLQDFSKRFSPAIRGVVEFAKRIPGFSLLAQDDQVTLLKAGVFEVLLVRLACMFDGQTNSMICLNGQVLKRESIHNSSNARFLMDSMFDFAERVNSLRLSDAELGLFCSVVVIAADRPGLRNTELVERMHNKLRNALQTVLAQNHPQHPDILRELLKKIPDLRTLNTLHSEKLLAFKMTEQQQQMQAQQQHQQQQQQTQHVISAQQPQQQHWPMEEEPSASWGSASDVTLDEAVKSPLGSVSSTESTCSGEVASLTEYHHVAPPSGHHASSAPLLAATLAGGLCPHRRRANSGSTSSGDDDLHRASLSKTPQPPQCPRFRKLDSPSDSGIESGTEKPDKPASSSASSAPTSVCSSPRSEDKEVEDMPVLKRVLQAPPLYDTNSLMDEAYKPHKKFRALRQKDSAEAEPAVIVQHTQSQLHLHLTSPPARSPSNQVQTQCPQTASLLSSTHSTLARSLMEGPRMTAEQLKRTDIIHNYIMRGETSPRSPAVSPSPAEQCASTTTITVRSPQGSQGLLQCATSNYSTSRWPATSVITTTTGARQQQQQQQQQQQQQQQSSSDYLMVGSSPASSPRYLSAAASSSTSTSPRPTSSTATTLMLAGCPSNMMELQVDIADSQQPLNLSKKSPSPSPRPLVGPCKALSLEA; encoded by the exons AATTCGACGGGACCACGGTGTTGTGCCGCGTTTGCGGGGACAAGGCGTCCGGTTTTCACTATGGAGTACACTCGTGCGAGGGATGCAAG GGATTCTTCCGGCGGAGCATTCAGCAGAAGATACAGTACCGGCCCTGCACCAAGAACCAGCAGTGCAGCATCCTACGAATCAACAGGAACCGCTGCCAATATTGTCGTCTCAAGAAGTGCATCGCTGTCGGCATGAGTCGTGATG CGGTGCGATTCGGCCGTGTGCCCAAGCGCGAGAAGGCCAGGATTCTGGCTGCCATGCAGCAAAGCTCCCACAGCCGTTCTCAAGAGAAGGCAGTAGCGGCCGAGCTGGAGGACGAGCAACGTCTACTCGCCACCGTTGTGCAAGCACACCTTGACACATGCGACTTCACCAGGGACAAAGTCGCTCCGATCCTCGTGCGAGCTCGAGAGACACCAAACTACACCGCGTGTCCACCCACCTTG GCATGCCCTCTGAATCCTAACCCTCAACCGTTGACCGGCCAGCAAGAGCTGTTGCAAGACTTTTCGAAGAGGTTCTCACCGGCTATCCGTGGCGTGGTAGAGTTCGCGAAACGCATTCCTGGCTTCAGCCTGCTGGCACAGGACGACCAGGTCACGTTGCTGAAGGCCGGCGTGTTCGAGGTGTTGCTGGTGCGATTGGCCTGCATGTTCGATGGTCAAACGAACAGCATGATCTGCTTGAACGGGCAGGTGCTCAAGCGAGAGTCCATCCACAATAGTAGTAACGCGCGATTCCTCATGGACTCGATGTTCGACTTCGCCGAGAGGGTGAACTCCCTGCGACTATCGGACGCCGAATTGGGTCTTTTCTGTTCGGTGGTGGTGATCGCCGCGGACAGGCCCGGGCTTCGCAACACGGAGCTCGTCGAGCGTATGCACAACAAGCTGCGAAACGCTCTGCAGACCGTGCTGGCCCAGAACCATCCGCAACACCCGGACATCTTGCGGGAGCTGCTGAAGAAGATCCCCGACCTGAGAACTCTGAACACCCTCCACTCGGAGAAGCTGTTGGCCTTCAAGATGACCGAGCAACAGCAGCAGATGCAGGCTCAACAGCAACatcagcaacaacaacagcaaacGCAACACGTGATCAGTGCACAACAACCGCAGCAGCAGCATTGGCCGATGGAGGAGGAGCCATCCGCGTCCTGGGGTTCCGCCTCGGACGTCACGCTGGACGAGGCTGTCAAGAGTCCTCTGGGCAGCGTCTCCAGCACCGAGAGCACCTGCAGCGGCGAGGTCGCGTCTTTGACCGAGTACCATCACGTAGCTCCACCAAGCGGACACCATGCGTCCAGCGCGCCCCTTCTTGCCGCCACTCTGGCCGGAGGGCTCTGTCCTCATCGGCGACGAGCGAACTCTGGCAGCACGAGCTCCGGCGACGACGACCTCCATCGCGCGTCTCTATCCAAAACGCCTCAGCCGCCGCAATGCCCTCGATTCCGCAAACTGGACTCTCCCAGCGACAGCGGCATCGAGTCCGGCACCGAGAAGCCCGACAAACCGGCCAGCAGCAGCGCCAGCAGCGCGCCAACCTCGGTCTGCTCGAGTCCGCGGTCGGAAGACAAGGAGGTGGAAGACATGCCGGTGTTGAAGCGTGTTCTCCAGGCACCGCCGCTCTACGACACCAACTCGTTGATGGACGAAGCGTACAAACCGCATAAAAAGTTCCGAGCTCTCCGCCAGAAGGACAGCGCGGAGGCCGAGCCAGCGGTGATCGTGCAGCACACGCAGTCCCAGCTGCATCTCCACCTGACCTCGCCGCCGGCGCGAAGTCCTTCGAACCAAGTGCAGACCCAGTGTCCGCAGACGGCCAGCCTGCTTAGCAGTACGCACTCGACCCTGGCCAGGAGTCTGATGGAGGGGCCGCGGATGACCGCCGAGCAGCTGAAGCGCACGGACATCATCCACAACTACATCATGCGCGGGGAGACTAGCCCAAGGTCACCCGCAGTCTCGCCATCGCCCGCTGAACAATGCGCCTCGACGACCACCATCACCGTTCGCTCTCCCCAAGGATCTCAAGGACTGTTGCAGTGCGCGACCAGCAACTACTCGACGAGCAGATGGCCGGCCACGTCGGTGATCACGACGACGACCGGCGcccggcagcagcagcagcagcaacaacaacaacaacaacaacaacagcagtcTTCCTCGGACTACCTCATGGTCGGGAGCTCGCCGGCCTCGTCGCCCAGATACCTGTCTGCGGCGGCGTCGAGTAGTACGAGCACGAGTCCAAGGCCCACGTCGAGCACTGCGACGACGTTGATGCTGGCCGGCTGTCCCAGCAACATGATGGAGCTACAGGTGGACATAGCCGACAGCCAGCAGCCGCTCAACTTGTCGAAGAAGTCGCCGTCCCCGTCGCCAAGGCCCCTCGTAGGACCGTGCAAAGCGTTGTCCCTCGAGGCGTAG